A portion of the Sulfurimonas hongkongensis genome contains these proteins:
- a CDS encoding KpsF/GutQ family sugar-phosphate isomerase, producing the protein MNYKEIAQETLNIEALTLLDASKNITDDFVRAVETILACKGKLIVTGVGKSGLIGAKIAATFASTGTPSFFLHPTEALHGDLGVISRDDVVLAISYSGESEELSSILPHVRRFETPLIGMTRDRNSTLAKYSDAVIDVVVKKEACPLDSAPTSSTTLTLALGDALAVCLMRARGFQKSDFASFHPGGALGKKLFIKVKDLMRQDNLPIIKKDTKVKDAIVEISQGRLGTVLIVDDKNKLIALVSDGDIRRALLEDDFSLEDNILKYATMSPKTLDDEDILASEALVLIEEMKIQLLVVTNKNKKIKGVLHIHTLIEKGIS; encoded by the coding sequence ATGAATTATAAAGAGATTGCACAAGAGACTTTAAACATAGAGGCCCTTACACTACTAGATGCTTCAAAAAACATCACTGATGACTTTGTCAGAGCTGTTGAGACTATACTTGCCTGTAAAGGAAAACTTATAGTAACGGGCGTTGGAAAGAGCGGACTCATAGGAGCAAAAATAGCTGCAACATTTGCATCTACTGGAACTCCTAGTTTTTTCTTACACCCTACAGAAGCACTTCATGGTGATTTGGGTGTGATTAGCAGAGATGATGTTGTTCTAGCCATTAGTTATAGTGGAGAGAGTGAAGAATTAAGCTCGATACTTCCGCATGTTAGAAGGTTTGAAACTCCACTTATCGGGATGACAAGAGATAGAAATTCAACCTTAGCAAAATATAGCGATGCTGTGATAGATGTAGTTGTAAAAAAAGAGGCTTGCCCACTTGATAGTGCGCCTACAAGTTCCACAACTCTGACTTTAGCTTTAGGGGATGCTCTAGCAGTTTGCTTAATGAGAGCAAGAGGCTTTCAAAAGAGTGACTTTGCGTCTTTTCATCCAGGTGGTGCATTAGGTAAAAAGCTTTTTATAAAAGTCAAAGACCTTATGAGACAAGATAACCTCCCTATCATCAAAAAAGATACAAAAGTAAAAGACGCTATAGTCGAGATCTCACAAGGAAGACTAGGTACCGTTCTTATAGTAGATGATAAGAACAAACTCATAGCACTTGTAAGTGATGGCGACATTCGTCGCGCTCTTTTAGAGGATGATTTCTCACTAGAAGACAACATCTTAAAGTACGCAACAATGAGTCCAAAAACTCTTGATGATGAAGATATATTAGCAAGTGAAGCTCTTGTGCTTATCGAAGAGATGAAGATACAACTCTTAGTAGTAACAAACAAAAATAAAAAGATAAAAGGCGTACTACACATTCACACGCTTATAGAAAAAGGAATCTCGTAA
- a CDS encoding pseudouridine synthase, translating into MRLNKYIAHHSSYSRREADKAIQDGYVRINGEIVDNPATQVVEGEDIVYVSGKQITTRDKYTVIVYNKPKGELVTKSDPRGRKTIYDSLEKKYKHFVPIGRLDFATEGLLLLTDASKVASALMNSNLERVYKVKIKGPITKEMEDAMMNGLELSDATAGGHSHSKITSMTFSPFIGYKIHKSEQNYSVLKIAIAEGQNREIRRFFAHFGAEVADLKRVSFAEIELNNLPTGKVRFLSRSEYSALYTFMKEVKKKEKERAK; encoded by the coding sequence ATGAGACTAAATAAATACATTGCACACCACTCAAGCTACTCTCGCCGTGAGGCAGACAAGGCCATTCAAGATGGTTATGTAAGAATAAACGGCGAGATAGTTGACAACCCAGCTACTCAAGTTGTTGAGGGCGAAGATATCGTCTATGTAAGTGGAAAACAGATTACTACACGAGACAAATACACGGTTATAGTCTACAACAAACCAAAAGGTGAGCTTGTAACTAAGAGTGACCCACGAGGGCGAAAAACTATCTATGACTCACTAGAGAAAAAGTACAAGCACTTTGTTCCCATCGGAAGACTTGACTTTGCAACTGAGGGGCTTTTGCTCCTTACAGATGCTTCAAAGGTTGCATCAGCGCTTATGAACTCAAACCTTGAGAGAGTTTATAAGGTGAAAATCAAAGGTCCTATCACAAAAGAGATGGAAGATGCGATGATGAACGGTTTAGAGTTAAGCGATGCAACCGCGGGTGGACACTCTCACTCTAAGATAACAAGCATGACTTTTTCACCTTTTATAGGTTATAAGATTCATAAGAGTGAGCAAAACTATTCTGTCTTAAAAATTGCCATAGCTGAGGGTCAAAACAGAGAGATAAGAAGATTTTTTGCTCACTTTGGAGCAGAGGTTGCAGACTTAAAAAGAGTAAGCTTTGCAGAGATAGAACTTAACAATCTCCCAACAGGAAAAGTTAGATTTCTCTCAAGAAGCGAGTACTCTGCACTCTACACCTTTATGAAAGAAGTAAAGAAAAAAGAAAAAGAGCGAGCAAAATAA
- a CDS encoding replication-associated recombination protein A, with protein MDFTHLLRPSSFDELMGQEHLSDKDAPLRILCEKLSLGHSFFYGPAGCGKTSIARIISKKMELPFYEFNATSLKVEQLRKIFEQYKNTLQKPLIFIDEVHRLSKNQQEVLLPVMENNTVLIMGASTENPFFSLTSAIRSRSMLFELKYIENSSLLKLLEKAIKHAGLAIDEDASEYLVASSGGDARSMLKLLEFASSIKTHITLELLKSLRPNALSVGSSEAGVHYDLTSALIKSIRGSDADAAIYYLARLIDGGESAAFIARRLVILASEDVGNANPQALTLTTSTLTSVSQIGYPEAKIILAQAVIYLCASPKSNSAYLAINKAEQAINDGLMLEIPKNITQKNIGYLYPHDFGGYVKQDYLSKPLKFVDLKDVGYEKKMKEWMLRIKDS; from the coding sequence GTGGACTTTACGCATCTTCTAAGGCCTAGTTCTTTTGATGAGTTAATGGGTCAAGAGCATTTAAGCGACAAAGATGCCCCACTTAGAATTTTGTGTGAAAAGCTCTCTCTTGGTCATAGTTTTTTTTATGGTCCTGCTGGGTGTGGAAAGACTTCTATTGCTAGGATAATTTCTAAAAAAATGGAGTTACCTTTTTATGAGTTTAATGCTACTTCGCTAAAAGTAGAACAATTAAGAAAGATTTTTGAGCAGTATAAAAATACTCTACAAAAGCCACTGATTTTTATAGATGAAGTGCATCGTTTGTCAAAAAATCAACAAGAAGTATTACTTCCGGTGATGGAAAACAACACAGTTCTTATCATGGGCGCTTCAACAGAGAATCCTTTTTTCTCTCTAACCTCTGCCATTCGCTCTCGTTCTATGCTCTTTGAGTTAAAATACATAGAAAACTCTTCACTACTCAAACTCTTAGAAAAAGCCATAAAGCACGCAGGACTAGCGATTGATGAAGATGCAAGCGAGTATCTAGTTGCTAGTAGCGGAGGTGATGCTCGCTCGATGCTAAAGCTTTTAGAGTTTGCATCAAGCATCAAAACTCATATTACTCTAGAGCTTCTAAAGTCGCTTAGACCAAATGCATTGAGTGTTGGAAGCAGTGAGGCTGGTGTTCATTATGACTTAACGAGCGCTCTTATTAAGTCCATCAGAGGTTCTGATGCAGATGCTGCCATCTACTACTTAGCTAGACTTATAGATGGTGGGGAGAGTGCTGCTTTTATAGCGAGAAGACTTGTAATCCTTGCTAGTGAAGATGTAGGAAATGCAAATCCTCAAGCACTAACACTCACAACTTCAACTCTCACAAGTGTCTCACAAATCGGCTATCCTGAAGCTAAAATCATCTTAGCTCAAGCTGTCATCTACCTCTGTGCATCTCCAAAATCAAACTCTGCATACTTAGCCATAAACAAAGCCGAGCAAGCTATAAATGATGGTCTGATGCTTGAAATCCCAAAAAACATTACTCAAAAAAATATCGGCTATCTGTATCCGCATGACTTTGGTGGTTATGTAAAACAAGACTACTTATCAAAACCTCTGAAGTTTGTAGATTTAAAAGATGTTGGATATGAGAAGAAGATGAAGGAGTGGATGCTTAGGATCAAGGATTCATGA
- a CDS encoding methyl-accepting chemotaxis protein, with protein sequence MSIKFKLNLIATIVISFALIIIALSAIKAMQEKSVLEQAKELNILSQKLSLLIHETQKERGASAGYIGSKGTKFTDILPKQRALTTKRNKELSAYASSLDFASFPKSLQEEITNFNEDMSKIEKIRSKVESLEISTKDVVAYYTNMNAKILNVIALSAKLASTQELVKALDAYTNFLKSKERAGVERAVLSATFAADKFGDEMFAKWMTLVAEQDAYLDSFLAMATDSSKDFYETKMKSSVVDEVNKMRQIAKSRAFEGGFGVDSVKWFETITNKINLLKEVDDELAKLNTKLLEEVEAASKRVVITTLASYSAFAIVIFFIIFLISRGINRSVKSSLEKIRCVSDNLDLTCDIIVEGKDEISQISRAINVMIIAFKESVNEAKSVSLATIDQSQKLGNVVIDLTKNGEVADGKITNINILVSEVGQRLDAVEEASITVTEDLNKTFSVLDNFISKLDHVVESIDEGSEQQEDLVQKVSSLTEQAKNIKDVLAIISDIADQTNLLALNAAIEAARAGEHGRGFAVVADEVRKLAERTQKSLGEISANVNLITQNVVEISEETNKTSENMQHISGSAQELISNSQETKENLLVTSQKSTNVMHQSTYIATKTKELIANMDEIIQLSNENIKHRTEVQSSVEILSSDSERLQNELSKFRV encoded by the coding sequence ATGAGCATAAAGTTTAAACTAAACCTCATTGCTACTATAGTCATATCTTTTGCTCTTATTATCATAGCTTTATCTGCTATTAAAGCTATGCAAGAAAAGAGTGTATTAGAACAGGCTAAAGAGCTAAACATACTCTCTCAAAAACTCTCACTGCTTATACATGAAACACAAAAAGAGAGAGGTGCAAGTGCTGGATATATAGGCTCTAAAGGTACAAAATTTACAGATATATTGCCAAAACAAAGAGCACTAACTACAAAAAGAAATAAAGAACTTAGTGCTTATGCATCTAGTCTCGATTTTGCTTCATTTCCAAAATCTCTTCAAGAAGAGATAACAAACTTTAACGAAGATATGAGTAAAATTGAGAAAATTCGCTCAAAAGTAGAATCTCTAGAGATTAGCACTAAAGATGTAGTGGCTTACTATACAAATATGAATGCTAAGATTTTAAACGTCATAGCACTTAGTGCAAAACTCGCTAGTACACAAGAGCTTGTAAAAGCACTTGATGCTTATACTAATTTTTTAAAATCAAAAGAGCGAGCTGGTGTAGAGCGAGCGGTTCTTAGTGCTACTTTTGCAGCAGATAAGTTTGGCGATGAGATGTTTGCTAAGTGGATGACCTTAGTTGCAGAACAAGATGCATATCTAGACTCTTTTTTAGCAATGGCTACGGACTCTTCAAAAGATTTTTATGAGACTAAAATGAAATCAAGCGTGGTTGATGAAGTAAATAAGATGCGTCAAATAGCAAAATCAAGAGCATTTGAGGGTGGTTTTGGAGTTGATAGTGTTAAATGGTTTGAGACAATTACTAATAAAATAAACCTTTTAAAAGAGGTAGATGATGAACTAGCAAAGCTAAATACAAAGCTCCTTGAGGAAGTAGAAGCAGCTTCAAAAAGAGTTGTGATTACAACACTTGCTAGTTATAGTGCTTTTGCAATTGTGATATTTTTTATCATTTTTTTAATCTCAAGAGGCATAAACAGAAGTGTTAAAAGTTCGCTAGAGAAGATTCGTTGCGTCTCTGATAATCTTGATTTGACTTGCGATATTATAGTTGAGGGCAAAGATGAGATATCTCAAATCTCAAGAGCTATAAATGTTATGATAATAGCTTTTAAAGAGAGTGTAAACGAAGCCAAGTCTGTATCTTTAGCTACGATAGATCAAAGTCAAAAACTGGGCAATGTTGTTATAGATTTGACTAAAAATGGTGAAGTAGCTGATGGTAAAATTACAAACATAAATATTCTTGTCTCAGAGGTAGGACAAAGGCTTGACGCTGTTGAAGAGGCTTCTATAACAGTTACAGAAGATCTGAACAAAACTTTTAGCGTTCTTGATAACTTTATATCTAAACTCGACCATGTGGTTGAGTCTATCGATGAGGGAAGCGAGCAACAAGAAGACTTAGTTCAAAAAGTATCTTCACTTACAGAACAAGCTAAAAACATCAAAGATGTGCTTGCTATCATCTCAGATATAGCAGATCAAACGAATCTTTTAGCTCTTAATGCCGCTATAGAAGCAGCACGTGCAGGCGAGCATGGACGAGGTTTTGCTGTTGTTGCTGATGAAGTCCGTAAACTTGCCGAGAGAACCCAAAAGTCACTTGGTGAGATTAGTGCAAATGTAAACCTTATAACTCAAAATGTTGTAGAGATATCAGAAGAGACAAACAAAACATCAGAGAATATGCAACATATCTCTGGCTCAGCACAAGAACTAATAAGCAACTCTCAAGAGACAAAAGAGAACCTTTTAGTAACATCTCAAAAGTCAACAAATGTTATGCACCAAAGTACTTATATTGCTACAAAAACAAAAGAGCTTATAGCGAATATGGACGAGATTATACAGCTCTCAAATGAAAATATTAAACATAGAACGGAAGTTCAAAGTAGTGTCGAAATACTCTCAAGTGACTCAGAGAGACTTCAAAATGAACTTAGTAAATTTAGAGTCTAA
- a CDS encoding ATP-binding protein produces MECEFTDINNSIESVISQRDFNTTLEDIDEANEYYRAVWESLTDDTNLIYRAGIVFSELFMNAYEHGNLSLDTQEKHTLIEEDRYLDTLIELQKGCTKKIEVTISKIEHNSFSFIITKIEDEGDGFDTQILSKIFRDVKSFSGRGVFLSRSASLGIYYNEKGNSVLFLHKV; encoded by the coding sequence ATGGAGTGTGAGTTTACAGATATCAACAATAGCATTGAGAGTGTAATATCTCAAAGAGATTTCAATACAACCTTAGAAGATATTGATGAAGCAAATGAGTACTATAGAGCAGTGTGGGAGAGTTTGACCGATGATACCAATCTTATATATAGAGCGGGTATCGTCTTTAGTGAGCTCTTTATGAACGCTTACGAGCATGGAAATCTCTCCTTAGATACACAAGAAAAACATACTCTTATAGAAGAAGATAGATACTTAGACACTCTTATAGAACTACAAAAGGGTTGCACTAAAAAAATAGAGGTAACCATCAGCAAGATTGAGCATAACTCTTTTAGTTTTATCATCACTAAGATAGAAGATGAAGGAGATGGCTTTGATACTCAAATACTAAGTAAAATTTTTAGAGATGTGAAGTCTTTTAGTGGAAGGGGTGTTTTTTTATCAAGAAGTGCGTCACTTGGGATTTACTATAACGAAAAAGGCAACTCTGTACTTTTTTTACACAAAGTTTAA
- the rplT gene encoding 50S ribosomal protein L20 → MPRVKTGVVRRRRHKRILKLAKGFYSGRRKHFRKAKEQVERSLVYAHRDRKQKKRDFRKLWIIRINAAARLNGMNYSTFMNGIHKSGITLDRKILADMAMNDAAAFSAVVDASKAALSK, encoded by the coding sequence ATGCCAAGAGTAAAAACAGGTGTTGTTCGTAGAAGAAGACACAAAAGAATATTAAAACTAGCAAAAGGTTTTTATAGCGGTCGCCGTAAACACTTTAGAAAAGCTAAAGAGCAAGTTGAGCGTTCATTAGTATATGCTCATCGTGATCGTAAACAAAAGAAAAGAGATTTTCGTAAACTATGGATCATCCGTATCAACGCGGCTGCTCGTTTAAATGGAATGAACTACTCTACATTTATGAACGGTATTCACAAGTCTGGCATCACACTTGACCGTAAAATTTTAGCTGATATGGCGATGAATGATGCAGCAGCATTTAGTGCAGTTGTAGACGCGTCAAAAGCAGCACTTAGTAAGTAG
- the rpmI gene encoding 50S ribosomal protein L35 — protein MPKMKSVKGAVKRFKVKKNGTVKRGTAFRSHILTKQDAKTRRKQNAPKIVSKADEANVKAMIN, from the coding sequence ATGCCAAAAATGAAATCGGTAAAAGGCGCTGTAAAGCGTTTTAAAGTTAAGAAAAATGGAACTGTTAAACGCGGAACTGCGTTTAGAAGCCATATCTTAACAAAACAAGACGCTAAAACTCGTCGTAAGCAAAACGCACCAAAAATTGTGTCAAAAGCTGATGAGGCAAATGTTAAGGCTATGATTAATTAA
- a CDS encoding glycoside hydrolase family 3 protein: MKYILILLLCIMTLDAKEISDEKLKQLIGRMLVVGFDESSVTKESQIVKDIVRYDLLGVILFDKFYNDRDKTKNISSPEQLKKLTTQLQSFSKKPLLISVDQEGGRVARLKEADGFEAFLSAKEVSKLSKDDAKKSYDRLSKMLNTNGINCNFAPVVDLALNPQNKVIVGLERSYGADTNKVSEYAGIFMDSLREHNVISVIKHFPGHGSSLDDSHQGFVDVTRTWDKKELEPYRKLIEANKVDMIMTAHIFHRFLDLKLPATLSYKINTKLLREKLGYKGVIISDDLQMAAITKHYSLEDTILYSINAGVDVLLFANQLASNTPEELVETIFHLVKYGDISVERIMDSVERIEKLNIK, encoded by the coding sequence ATGAAATATATACTTATACTTCTTCTTTGTATCATGACATTAGATGCTAAAGAGATAAGCGATGAAAAACTAAAACAACTCATAGGTCGCATGCTTGTTGTGGGCTTTGATGAGAGTAGTGTTACAAAAGAGTCTCAGATTGTAAAAGATATAGTGCGTTATGATTTGCTGGGTGTCATCTTGTTTGATAAATTTTACAACGATAGAGATAAAACAAAAAATATAAGCTCGCCAGAGCAGCTAAAGAAGCTAACGACTCAGCTGCAATCTTTTTCTAAAAAACCTCTGCTTATCTCTGTTGATCAAGAAGGAGGAAGAGTTGCAAGATTAAAAGAGGCTGATGGATTTGAGGCTTTTTTATCCGCAAAAGAGGTCTCAAAACTCTCAAAAGACGATGCAAAAAAGAGTTACGATAGACTCTCTAAAATGCTAAACACCAATGGCATCAACTGTAACTTTGCGCCTGTTGTCGACCTTGCATTAAATCCACAAAACAAAGTGATAGTGGGCTTAGAGCGTTCTTATGGGGCAGATACGAACAAAGTTAGTGAGTATGCAGGTATTTTTATGGACTCTCTAAGAGAACATAATGTTATCTCTGTTATAAAGCACTTTCCAGGTCATGGCTCATCTTTGGATGACTCCCATCAGGGTTTTGTAGATGTTACAAGAACTTGGGATAAAAAAGAGCTAGAGCCTTACAGAAAGCTCATAGAAGCTAACAAAGTAGATATGATAATGACTGCCCATATTTTTCACAGATTTTTAGACTTAAAACTCCCTGCGACTCTTTCATATAAGATAAATACAAAACTCCTAAGAGAAAAACTTGGATACAAAGGCGTTATCATTAGTGATGACTTGCAGATGGCAGCCATCACTAAACACTACTCTTTAGAAGACACCATATTATATAGTATAAACGCAGGGGTCGATGTACTTCTTTTTGCAAATCAGTTAGCATCTAACACACCAGAGGAGTTGGTTGAGACTATCTTTCATCTTGTAAAATACGGGGATATTTCAGTAGAGAGAATCATGGACTCCGTAGAGAGAATAGAGAAACTGAACATAAAATGA
- a CDS encoding lytic murein transglycosylase, with protein MIKIILLLTLSTSIWAKYTNCEFKNKHYKDVCEQLIKEGVSYQYANKFLLSYFKTKKYDEVSWKYLQPKHIITHTKNEKKANNVLVKYVPDIVEHLKKYSEVYDHSEKKYGVNREIVAAILMKETRLGKIKPTHDAFIVFNTIVTHIDVKTKRDEWLLKMGKNNMKSIIKHCYKKGVEPESCNLASSYAGAVGIPQFMPFSFIYMDSYKSKVADLSKMEDAIVSASNYLNKKAEFNTLIDWSKMPEIDKLEAEWYDFEHEREHKNVSLVYKQNKHNKSRECFTCDKSEFDYFREYAKKIMRYNSSSNYTIGVMRLAYDAHFLLHKEKPKR; from the coding sequence ATGATAAAAATAATACTACTTTTAACACTAAGCACAAGCATCTGGGCAAAATATACAAACTGTGAGTTTAAAAACAAACACTACAAAGATGTATGTGAACAACTTATAAAAGAGGGTGTTTCATATCAGTATGCTAACAAGTTTTTACTCTCATACTTTAAGACCAAAAAGTATGATGAAGTAAGTTGGAAATATCTCCAACCTAAGCACATCATAACGCATACAAAAAATGAGAAAAAAGCAAATAATGTTTTAGTAAAATATGTCCCAGATATAGTAGAACATCTAAAAAAGTACAGCGAAGTTTATGATCACAGTGAAAAAAAGTACGGTGTAAATCGTGAAATTGTCGCAGCTATACTTATGAAAGAGACAAGACTTGGTAAAATAAAGCCAACTCATGATGCTTTTATAGTCTTTAACACTATTGTGACCCACATAGATGTAAAAACCAAAAGAGATGAGTGGCTACTTAAGATGGGCAAGAACAATATGAAGTCTATCATAAAACACTGCTACAAAAAAGGTGTAGAACCTGAGTCTTGTAATCTTGCAAGTTCATATGCTGGTGCGGTTGGTATCCCACAGTTTATGCCATTTAGCTTTATATATATGGATAGCTATAAGTCTAAAGTAGCAGACCTCTCCAAGATGGAAGACGCCATAGTCTCAGCTAGCAACTACTTAAATAAAAAAGCAGAGTTTAACACGCTTATAGACTGGAGTAAGATGCCAGAGATAGATAAGTTAGAGGCAGAGTGGTACGATTTTGAGCATGAAAGAGAGCATAAGAATGTCTCTCTCGTTTATAAACAAAACAAACACAACAAAAGCAGGGAGTGCTTTACTTGTGATAAATCAGAGTTTGACTACTTTAGAGAGTATGCTAAAAAAATCATGCGATATAATAGTTCATCAAACTACACCATCGGAGTTATGAGACTAGCTTATGATGCGCATTTTTTACTTCACAAAGAGAAACCAAAGAGATGA
- a CDS encoding SDR family NAD(P)-dependent oxidoreductase, translating to MKKKAVVSGASSGIGKEICSRLLQLGFSVIGISRSIKDDEFSSDDFQAIRADLSNEISTQIVCDQLKSESVYILVNCAGFGKFEPHEELSAKSIKDMTFLNLTSAMLLSNTLLRSLKSNGGYLININSIEAIKSSKFAGVYSATKAGLRAFGDSLFEETRRSSLSVVNINPDMTKSSFYDDLRFDVSSKEDERLLASDIADAITHILQLRKGAVVSEYTIRSLNFGISKKKPTKN from the coding sequence ATGAAGAAAAAGGCAGTAGTCAGTGGCGCTAGTAGCGGTATTGGCAAAGAAATTTGCTCAAGACTTCTACAGCTTGGGTTTAGTGTTATTGGCATCAGTAGAAGTATAAAAGATGATGAGTTTAGTAGCGATGATTTTCAGGCCATCAGAGCTGATCTCTCAAATGAAATATCAACTCAAATAGTTTGTGATCAACTTAAGAGTGAGTCTGTTTATATCTTGGTAAATTGTGCTGGATTTGGCAAGTTTGAACCTCATGAAGAGCTTAGTGCTAAGAGTATAAAAGATATGACATTTTTAAACCTAACATCTGCAATGCTCTTATCAAATACTCTTTTGCGCTCACTAAAGTCAAACGGTGGATACCTTATAAACATAAACTCCATAGAAGCTATAAAGTCTAGTAAATTTGCAGGGGTTTATAGTGCTACAAAAGCGGGTCTAAGAGCTTTTGGTGACTCACTTTTTGAAGAAACAAGAAGAAGCTCGCTTAGTGTTGTAAACATAAACCCAGATATGACTAAAAGTTCTTTTTATGATGATTTGCGTTTTGATGTAAGTAGCAAAGAAGATGAGAGACTCTTAGCATCAGATATAGCAGATGCCATCACCCACATACTTCAACTGAGAAAAGGTGCGGTTGTGAGTGAGTACACTATAAGAAGTTTAAACTTTGGGATATCTAAGAAAAAACCAACTAAGAATTAA
- the fliS gene encoding flagellar export chaperone FliS: protein MYGSNAHNTYAQNNVGIESPAKLIEMLYEGVLRFNAQAKKAIKDKDVEKKVYWTNRSIAIIVELLTVLDRSEGSVGAYLDGLYNYQIQLLTTASSQSDSDKLDEVSNVFKGLLEAWRETT, encoded by the coding sequence ATGTATGGCAGCAACGCTCATAACACCTATGCACAAAATAATGTAGGCATAGAATCCCCAGCAAAACTTATAGAAATGTTGTACGAGGGTGTACTTCGTTTTAACGCTCAGGCAAAAAAAGCTATAAAAGATAAAGATGTTGAAAAAAAGGTCTATTGGACAAATCGTTCTATTGCTATAATAGTAGAGCTTCTCACTGTTTTAGACAGATCAGAAGGTAGTGTTGGTGCTTACTTAGATGGACTTTATAACTATCAAATTCAGCTTCTAACTACTGCAAGTTCACAGAGTGATTCAGACAAGCTTGATGAGGTTAGTAATGTCTTTAAAGGGCTTCTTGAAGCTTGGAGAGAGACTACTTAA